The stretch of DNA CTCCATCGTCATGGAAACTCGATTATCGACCAACGAGAAGTAGGATTTGATACAAATAACTATGCCAGTGGCTTAAAAGCAGCGCTTAGACAAGACCCTGATGTCATTCTTGTTGGAGAGATGCGTGACTTGGAGACGATGTCAATTGCAATCACAGCAGCAGAAACCGGGCATCTTGTACTGGGAACGCTCCATACTTCAAGTGCACCGACAACTATTAACCGGATTATCGATGTGTTTCCTTCAGGACAGCAACCACAAATACGAATACAGTTAGCATCTGTATTAGTCGGTGTTATATCTCAACGATTATTCCCGACTGTTGACAAAAAAGGAAGAAAAGCTGCCACTGAGATATTGATTAATAATGCTGCAATTGCTAACCTAATTAGAAATGAGAAAATCCATCAAATTCAAAGTACGATGCAAACGTCACGTGCCCAGGGAATGCATACGCTCGAGATGAGTATTAGAGATCTAATTGATAGAAATGTGATTCAAAAGGAAGCCGCTTCACAATACTTGCATGAAAAGATGATGATGAATGGCTAGATTTAAATATTCTGGACGTGATCGAAAAGGTAAGCGGCAGGGCACTATAACTGCGGGGTCAAAAAGGGAAGCAATGATGAAGCTTAAGGAAGAGGGAATCAGAGTCATTGAAGTGAATGAAGTTCCTGAAACCTTGTTTACGAAGGATATCTCTATTGGTAATCCGGTAAAGCTTCAGCACTTTGTCATATATTTAAGGCAATTTTCTACGTTAATTAAAGCAGGGGTAACAGTTGTAGAAGCAACATCCATTCTAGCTTTTCAAACAGAAAGTAAAGGGCTAAAAAAGGCTTTGATTGATGTGGAGCAAGAACTACGTGAAGGGAACCCATTTTCTGAAGCTGTAGCAAAGCATAAGAAAATATTTACTCCAATGTTTATTAACATGGTAAAGGCAGGAGAAATAAGTGGGAATTTGGATGAAACACTAGACAGATTGGCGGATCATTTTGAAAAACAACACTATACAATCCAGAAGATAAAGTCGGCTTTATCCTATCCAATTGCTGTTGGAATCATTGCTGTAGCAGTTGTGATATTTTTACTTATTGCCGTTGTACCCACATTTGTTTCAATGTTTGATGATATGGGAGGAGAACTGCCTGGTATTACAAAGTTTGTTCTTGCTGCAAGTGGCTTTATGCAAGCGTTTTGGTGGTTAGTGGCTGTAATTATTTTTGGCTTTATAGTCTTATTTGCCTATTTTAGAAGCAACATGAAAACAAAATATTATCTAGATTATATGTTATTGAGGATGCCTATTTTTGGGAATCTTCTCCAAAAAGCTGCACTTTCAAGAATGATGAGAACGCTAAGCTCGTTATTTTCAAGTTCTGTTCCAATTCTTCAAGCAATGGCCATTGTTGAAAAAGTTGTCGAGAATGAGGTACTTTCAAGGGTAATTCGTGAATCTCGAGATTCACTAGAAAAAGGCCGTTCGATGACTGAACCTATGCAAAAACACTGGGCTTTTCCACCTCTGGTTACCCAAATGATAGCAATAGGGGAAGAGACTGGTGCACTAGATGCGATGTTATCAAAAATTGCTGAATTCTATGAGAAAGAAGTAGAAACAGGCACTGACCAATTAAAATCGTTAATAGAACCAATAATGATTGTAGTTTTAGCTGGGCTTGTTGGGACAATTGTAACTTCAATAATGGTTCCAATGTTTAGCATGTTCGACCAATTCCAACAAATGAATCAATAACTGACAAGAAGATTAAAAAGTAGATAAAAAGTAACAAAATACCAAAAAAGTCTCTTTTCAATAGTTTGTAAATTAATGTATACTAACAGAGACAATATTACTAGGTTCTTAGAACCATATAGGAGATGGAATTATGGTTAATAAGTTAAAGAATAAGATAAAAGAACAAAAAGGATTTACCCTAATCGAATTACTTGCAGTTATCGTTATTCTAGGAATTCTTGCTGCTATTGCAGTACCATCTATCTTAGGTTTAATAGACAATACTAAAAAGGATGCTCATGTAGCTAATGCAAACCAAATGATAGCTTCTGCAAAAATGGCTGTTGCTAACAATGCAGAATTACAAAAAACTGGAACAAAGTTATTAACATTGGAGTATTTATTATCTAATAATTATATTGAGACTATTAAAGATCCAGATAGTGATAATGTCTATGTTGCAAAGCCTTCAAGTGCAGTTGCTATTACAGACCTTCCTACTGCAGAAGCAACAGTTGCTACTGATCTTGAAGCTGCTAAAGCATATGTTGTAGTTACAGATGGTAAAGTTGTAGCAGTAAAACTAGTTGGAAGTACTAGAGGTATCCAAGGTACCGATAAAAAGGCAGTTAGTGTAGCAACTACAGAATTAAAAAGAATCAATGTTAAGTAAACTTTAATATGATCGGTTATATTCTACTTTTTTCATATGGTGTTTTATTCGGATCGTTTTATAATGTTGTAGGAATTAGAATTCCATTAAAAAAATCAATTGTTGCCCCACGTTCGGCTTGTCAAACATGTGGACATCAACTAAAGTCCTATGAATTAATACCAGTATTATCTTATTTGCTTCAAAAAGGGAAATGCCGCGGCTGTCAGTCGCGGATTTCTCCAATATATCCGACTATCGAACTACTTACAGGTATCCTGTTTGCGACATCTCCACTAGTGGTTGGGTGGTCTAGTGAATTGGTCCTAGCGTTAACACTAATTTCTATGTTTATCATTATCATAGTTTCAGATATTCACTATATGATCATCCCTGATAAAATTCTCATCTGGTTTGCAGGGATTTTTTTATTGGAACGGATTATTTGGCCGTTACACCCATGGTGGGACAGCTTGGCAGGTGCAGTCACCGGTTTTGTCCTCCTATTAATCATTGCTCTTGTCAGCAAAGGCGGTATGGGCTTTGGTGATGTAAAACTTTACGCGTTACTAGGTTTCGTTTTAGGTTTCAAACTAGTCCTTATGTCCTTCTTTCTTTCGACATTATATGGTGCCGTTCTTGGTGGAGTTGCACTGTTGTTTAGAATTGTCCAAAGGCGTCAGCCGATACCTTTTGGACCTTTTATTGCAGCGGGAACCTTATCCGCTTATTATTGGGGATCGGAAATGATTGAACTTTATTTACGCTTTCTTAATCAAGGATTTTAACTAAGGGGTTTTTTACATGGCTTTTTCCCTCTTCTCATCCAAAAACCGAATAATTAATCTAGTACTAAATGACCACTCTATTCGTTTTGTGGAACTGAAACAAATGAATCCCCCTACAGCTCAAAAATGGGGAGAGCGTTTTTTGCCACCAGGAATTATTTGCGATGGTAAAATTGCAGATATGGATTCGTTAGTAAATATTTTGGATGAGTGCATTGATGAATGGAAAATTCAACGACGTCAAATCCGCTTTGTTGTTCCAGACCAACTGGTCATCATCCGGAAGGTGTCCGTACCTGCAGAGATTCAAGAGGATGAAATGAAGGGTTATCTTTATTTAGAGCTCGGTTCTAGTATTCATTTACCATTCGAAGAACCAATTTTTGATTACTACCCACTTTCACAAAATGAAAAAACAAAGGATCTTCTTTTATTTGCTGCACCAGAACAGTATGTGATGGAATATGCAGACTTATTTTCCAGCTTAAAGCTGACACCTGTTGCTGCGGATATTTCTCCGTTGGCACTTTACCGCTTATATCACCAGCTCGGACATGGAAATGAAAACGAGAACCTTTTGACCATCCAGTTTGATTTAACGAGTGTAAATTTATGTATATTTGAAGGAGCTGTGCCTATAGTCATGCGTCCGTTTGCCCTTCCGTTTAACTTAGACCACTGGGAAATACG from Bacillus sp. SLBN-46 encodes:
- a CDS encoding type IV pilus twitching motility protein PilT, which produces MKEKIDAILRAAIEYKASDVHLTVGVPPVMRINGDLRRYGSDKLLPDDTEAMAHAIIPDNMWDIFKDKGELDFSYGVPGSSRFRVNAYHQRKSVSLALRVVASKVPSIEDLDLPEIVSKLVEKPQGLILVTGPTGSGKSTTLASMIDYMNRTMRKHIITLEDPIEYLHRHGNSIIDQREVGFDTNNYASGLKAALRQDPDVILVGEMRDLETMSIAITAAETGHLVLGTLHTSSAPTTINRIIDVFPSGQQPQIRIQLASVLVGVISQRLFPTVDKKGRKAATEILINNAAIANLIRNEKIHQIQSTMQTSRAQGMHTLEMSIRDLIDRNVIQKEAASQYLHEKMMMNG
- a CDS encoding type II secretion system F family protein, with translation MARFKYSGRDRKGKRQGTITAGSKREAMMKLKEEGIRVIEVNEVPETLFTKDISIGNPVKLQHFVIYLRQFSTLIKAGVTVVEATSILAFQTESKGLKKALIDVEQELREGNPFSEAVAKHKKIFTPMFINMVKAGEISGNLDETLDRLADHFEKQHYTIQKIKSALSYPIAVGIIAVAVVIFLLIAVVPTFVSMFDDMGGELPGITKFVLAASGFMQAFWWLVAVIIFGFIVLFAYFRSNMKTKYYLDYMLLRMPIFGNLLQKAALSRMMRTLSSLFSSSVPILQAMAIVEKVVENEVLSRVIRESRDSLEKGRSMTEPMQKHWAFPPLVTQMIAIGEETGALDAMLSKIAEFYEKEVETGTDQLKSLIEPIMIVVLAGLVGTIVTSIMVPMFSMFDQFQQMNQ
- a CDS encoding type II secretion system protein codes for the protein MVNKLKNKIKEQKGFTLIELLAVIVILGILAAIAVPSILGLIDNTKKDAHVANANQMIASAKMAVANNAELQKTGTKLLTLEYLLSNNYIETIKDPDSDNVYVAKPSSAVAITDLPTAEATVATDLEAAKAYVVVTDGKVVAVKLVGSTRGIQGTDKKAVSVATTELKRINVK
- a CDS encoding A24 family peptidase; its protein translation is MIGYILLFSYGVLFGSFYNVVGIRIPLKKSIVAPRSACQTCGHQLKSYELIPVLSYLLQKGKCRGCQSRISPIYPTIELLTGILFATSPLVVGWSSELVLALTLISMFIIIIVSDIHYMIIPDKILIWFAGIFLLERIIWPLHPWWDSLAGAVTGFVLLLIIALVSKGGMGFGDVKLYALLGFVLGFKLVLMSFFLSTLYGAVLGGVALLFRIVQRRQPIPFGPFIAAGTLSAYYWGSEMIELYLRFLNQGF
- the pilM gene encoding pilus assembly protein PilM, whose protein sequence is MAFSLFSSKNRIINLVLNDHSIRFVELKQMNPPTAQKWGERFLPPGIICDGKIADMDSLVNILDECIDEWKIQRRQIRFVVPDQLVIIRKVSVPAEIQEDEMKGYLYLELGSSIHLPFEEPIFDYYPLSQNEKTKDLLLFAAPEQYVMEYADLFSSLKLTPVAADISPLALYRLYHQLGHGNENENLLTIQFDLTSVNLCIFEGAVPIVMRPFALPFNLDHWEIRYDNMGTMDFKYTGEANELVIQFEDILKELSKLLDFYRYALNNEKHDISKFLLVGDHPMIQAVTEEMKERFEAPVERLLVDSTNKGKTGSVPANLLLSLGLALKEVN